AAGGACGCGATCTTAAGTTTGAATACACTGATGGCGCAGGTAAACCTGTAACAATCGATATTATGGCAAAACCAGGTGATGATATTGAGGAACTTGCTACCTATATCAATGGTCAAACAGATGACTTGAAAGCCTCTGTCGACCAAGATGGTAAGTTACAATTATTTATGCCTCAGTACGGCATGCAAGGTAACCTAAATATATCGGGTGGTTTAGCTTCTGAATTAGGCCTTAATGGCGGCCCCGGTCAAAAAACTACAGTTAATGATATTGATATTACTACAGTTGGTGGTTCACAAAACGCGGTTGGTGTGCTCGATGCTGCGTTAAAATACGTGGATGCGCAGCGTGCAGACCTTGGTGCAAAACAAAACCGCTTGGGTCATAGCATCAGTAACTTATCTAACATTCAAGAAAACGTGGAAGCATCAAAAAGTCGTATTAAAGATACCGACTTTGCGAAAGAAACCACTGAACTTACCAAAGCACAAATTCTGCAACAGGCTGGGACATCTATCCTTGCCCAAGCGAAACAGTTGCCAAATGCTGCAATGAAATTATTGCAGTAATCTTGGAGGCTTCATCAATGAGCTCAGACGTGAGTGTGTGATGAGGCTTCTTTGGCAACGTATGATTATTGAAATGTAAAAAGCTCTCTCAATCAAACCTGCTTTTTATTTGATGTAGTCATGCGAATGGTCAGCCATGTGTTCATTTCTCTTGATCTCCACATTGGCGATGGCTAAATACCAATAGCCCCGGTTCTCTCAAAGGAAAGGGGCTTTTCTTTTTCTCCATTCTGACTTCTCTCCATCTTGTTATTTATTTACTGAGTCTTTTATTAAGATAAAACCATTCGTCAGATCTATAGAAAACTTTAGCGATTTCTTGGTGTTTCTTTGTGTTTCGTGTGAGTGAGCACAACTTGGTGAATCTTCCTACGATTTGGTTCTTTTTTATCCGCTTTATCTAAAGTAGCCGATAAATAGGCCGCTATTAGAGATAACTTTGAGAGAACTACTGGTTTTCCGAGACGTCGGAAACCGCTCGGGAGTTCCGCTAAGTCGGAAAATCACTAGGAGGCACCACAATGGCGGTAAATGTTAATACGAACGTGTCAGCAATGACGGCACAGCGTTACTTGAATAGCGCGAGCGCAGCTCAGCAAAATTCAATGGAACGGTTATCTTCAGGGTTTCGCATTAATAGCGCTAAGGATGATGCAGCTGGGCTGCAAATTTCGAATCGCTTAAATGTTCAGAGTCGTGGTTTAGACGTCGCTGTACGAAATGCGAATGATGGTATCTCTATTGCGCAGACAGCTGAAGGCGCAATGAAAGAGACAACCAATATTCTACAACGCATACGTGATCTATCTTTACAATCGTCTAACGGCTCAAACTCTAAGTCTGATCGTCAAGCGATTCAGGAAGAAGTGACGGCTTTGAATGACGAACTTAACCGTGTGGCGGAAACCACCTCATTTGGTGGAAATAAGCTACTCAATGGTACATTTGGTAGTAAGGCATTTCAAATCGGCGCAATGAGTGGCGAGGCGGTAAATCTTAACCTTAACAGTATGCGCAGTGACACAAGCTTGATGGGTGGCAGTGCGTATGTTGCTCAAAATAGTAAGGGCAAAGATTGGAGCGTTAAAGAGGGCGCGAATGATCTAACGATTACTCTCAAAGATAAAATGAGTGGCCAAGATCAAACGATCAATATTAAAGCAAAAAAAGGCGATGATATTGAAGAGTTAGCAACCTATATAAATGGTCAAACCAATCTAATATCAGCATCCGTTGATCAAGATGGTAAGCTGCAAATGTTTACCGACAGTAGCAAAGTGTCTGGCCCATTAACATTCGGTGGCAGTTTAGCTGGTGAGCTTAATATGGGAGCTGGCAAAGCAGAAACGGTTAATGATATTGATGTGACGACGGTCGGAGGCGCTCAGCAAGCTGTTGCTGTAGTCGACTCAGCATTGAAATATGTTGATAGTAACCGGGCGGAATTGGGTGCATTCCAAAACCGATTTGGACATGCAATTAGCAACTTAGATAACATTAACGAAAATGTGAATGCATCTAAGAGTCGTATTAAAGATACGGATTTT
This DNA window, taken from Vibrio nitrifigilis, encodes the following:
- a CDS encoding flagellin; its protein translation is MTINVNTNVSAMTAQRYLNKASNELNTSMERLSSGNRINSAKDDAAGLQISNRLSAQSRGLEVAMRNANDGISIAQTAEGAMNESTNILQRMRDLALQSANGTNSASERKALNEESTALQDELNRIAETTSFGGRKLLNGTFGESAFQIGSSSGEAIIVGLTSVRADDYRMGGETFKALNGKTKDWGVPPQGRDLKFEYTDGAGKPVTIDIMAKPGDDIEELATYINGQTDDLKASVDQDGKLQLFMPQYGMQGNLNISGGLASELGLNGGPGQKTTVNDIDITTVGGSQNAVGVLDAALKYVDAQRADLGAKQNRLGHSISNLSNIQENVEASKSRIKDTDFAKETTELTKAQILQQAGTSILAQAKQLPNAAMKLLQ
- a CDS encoding flagellin, giving the protein MAVNVNTNVSAMTAQRYLNSASAAQQNSMERLSSGFRINSAKDDAAGLQISNRLNVQSRGLDVAVRNANDGISIAQTAEGAMKETTNILQRIRDLSLQSSNGSNSKSDRQAIQEEVTALNDELNRVAETTSFGGNKLLNGTFGSKAFQIGAMSGEAVNLNLNSMRSDTSLMGGSAYVAQNSKGKDWSVKEGANDLTITLKDKMSGQDQTINIKAKKGDDIEELATYINGQTNLISASVDQDGKLQMFTDSSKVSGPLTFGGSLAGELNMGAGKAETVNDIDVTTVGGAQQAVAVVDSALKYVDSNRAELGAFQNRFGHAISNLDNINENVNASKSRIKDTDFAKETTALTKSQILGQASSSVLAQAKQAPQAALALLG